The proteins below come from a single Prochlorococcus marinus str. MIT 9215 genomic window:
- the lpdA gene encoding dihydrolipoyl dehydrogenase, which produces MTDSIFDFDLIVIGAGYGGFDAAKHAAGKGLRVAIVESSDMGGTCVNKGCVPSKALLAASGKVREIADYEHLAKFGIHASPVRFERSKIADHANNLVLNVRENLTKTLKRSGVEIILGIGRIEGNQKVGVRDKNGIDKIFTCKNIVIATGSSPFVPRGITLDNRTVFTSDDAVKLEWLPRWIAIIGSGYIGLEFADVYTALGCEVTMIEALENIMPTFDPDITKIAKKNLIQARDIDTKSNVFATKITPGCPVKIELTDAKSKEVLETLEVDAVLVATGRSPNSNNLNLESVGIETVKGFIPVDDQMRVKNGDEIIPNIWAVGDITGKLMLAHTAAAQGTIAVDNICGGNVEINYKSIPAATFTHPEISSVGLSEAEAKELSSAENFTLGVVKSFFKANSKALAELESDGLLKLIFNKDNGKVLGAHIFGLHAADLIQEISNAISRDQGVIELAKEVHTHPTLSEVVEVAYKQAASQIK; this is translated from the coding sequence GTGACTGATTCAATTTTTGATTTTGATTTAATCGTAATAGGAGCAGGATATGGAGGTTTTGATGCCGCTAAACATGCTGCTGGTAAGGGACTGAGAGTCGCAATAGTAGAATCATCTGATATGGGAGGAACTTGTGTTAACAAGGGTTGTGTCCCATCTAAAGCTCTTTTGGCTGCGAGTGGAAAAGTTAGAGAAATAGCTGATTATGAACATTTAGCTAAATTTGGTATTCATGCTTCCCCAGTAAGGTTCGAGAGATCAAAAATTGCAGATCATGCAAATAATTTAGTTTTAAATGTTAGAGAAAATTTAACAAAAACTCTTAAAAGGAGTGGAGTTGAAATTATTTTGGGCATTGGCAGAATTGAAGGAAATCAAAAAGTAGGTGTAAGAGATAAAAACGGAATTGATAAAATTTTCACATGTAAGAATATTGTTATAGCAACTGGTTCTTCTCCTTTTGTGCCCCGTGGAATAACTTTGGATAATAGGACTGTATTTACTAGTGATGATGCGGTTAAACTTGAGTGGCTTCCAAGATGGATAGCAATTATTGGAAGCGGATATATAGGACTAGAATTTGCGGATGTTTATACTGCGCTTGGTTGTGAAGTTACCATGATCGAGGCATTAGAGAATATTATGCCAACATTTGATCCAGACATCACTAAAATTGCAAAGAAGAACCTTATTCAAGCAAGAGATATAGATACAAAATCAAATGTCTTTGCAACAAAAATTACACCTGGATGCCCTGTAAAGATAGAACTTACAGATGCAAAATCTAAGGAAGTTTTAGAAACTTTAGAAGTTGACGCTGTATTAGTTGCAACTGGCAGAAGTCCAAATAGTAATAACTTAAATCTTGAGTCGGTTGGGATCGAAACAGTAAAAGGTTTCATTCCTGTAGATGATCAAATGAGAGTTAAGAATGGTGATGAAATAATACCTAATATTTGGGCTGTTGGAGATATAACGGGCAAACTAATGCTTGCCCATACAGCTGCAGCGCAGGGTACTATTGCTGTTGATAATATTTGCGGCGGTAATGTCGAAATTAATTATAAAAGTATCCCTGCAGCAACCTTTACTCACCCAGAGATAAGTTCAGTAGGTCTCTCTGAAGCTGAAGCTAAAGAGTTATCTTCAGCAGAAAATTTTACTTTGGGGGTTGTCAAGAGTTTCTTTAAAGCTAATTCAAAAGCATTGGCTGAATTGGAGAGTGATGGATTGCTAAAGTTGATTTTCAATAAAGATAATGGAAAAGTATTAGGTGCTCATATCTTTGGGTTGCATGCAGCTGATTTAATTCAAGAAATTTCGAATGCTATTTCAAGGGATCAAGGTGTAATTGAATTAGCTAAAGAAGTTCATACTCATCCCACTCTTAGCGAAGTAGTTGAGGTCGCATATAAACAAGCGGCTTCTCAAATAAAATAA
- a CDS encoding bifunctional folylpolyglutamate synthase/dihydrofolate synthase has product MKNKNLKIFELLSPKYERDNIKLGLFRIKKALQELGNPCINIPAIQIIGTNGKGSIAAYLESILFEAKKKFGVTTSPHLFDICERIRVNKKNINKTDFEKIYTSIEKNFSKYELTPFEKIFCCALNFFDIEKVELLILEAGLGGRLDATTAHKLRPIIAIGNIGLDHEEFLGDTIEKIAQEKLAVIEKNSIVISCNQNSKVKDLIKKKVEEVGAEIIWKDSTSKSYELGLKGIFQKQNASVAVGAIEALNKMGFNIKEKYISEGLKKTTWNGRLELIDYSNKKILVDCAHNYPAAKALSIERSNWENEEEGIYWILGVQRQKDINAILKTLLRRSDHLLLVPVPNQTSWQLKDISLIKEIGFQNIIEFEKFEFAIEYLFNLKKWPTNHPVLTGSIFLVAEFIKFANKQEN; this is encoded by the coding sequence TTGAAAAATAAAAATTTAAAAATTTTTGAATTATTATCCCCCAAATATGAAAGGGATAATATCAAGTTAGGTTTATTTAGAATTAAAAAAGCACTTCAAGAACTTGGTAATCCTTGCATAAATATTCCTGCAATACAAATTATTGGAACGAATGGGAAAGGATCAATCGCGGCATATTTAGAAAGTATACTTTTTGAAGCAAAAAAGAAATTTGGTGTGACTACTTCTCCTCATCTTTTTGATATATGTGAGAGGATTAGAGTTAATAAAAAAAATATTAATAAAACTGATTTTGAAAAAATCTATACGTCAATAGAAAAAAATTTTTCGAAATATGAATTAACTCCTTTTGAAAAAATTTTCTGCTGCGCACTAAATTTTTTTGATATTGAAAAAGTTGAATTGCTCATTCTTGAAGCTGGATTAGGAGGACGATTAGACGCGACTACAGCCCATAAATTAAGACCAATAATTGCTATTGGGAATATTGGCTTAGACCATGAAGAATTCCTTGGAGATACGATTGAAAAAATTGCACAGGAAAAATTAGCAGTCATTGAAAAAAACTCAATTGTTATTTCATGCAATCAAAACAGTAAAGTTAAAGATTTAATAAAAAAAAAAGTGGAAGAGGTTGGAGCAGAAATTATCTGGAAAGATTCAACTTCAAAAAGCTATGAGCTTGGTTTAAAAGGAATTTTCCAAAAGCAAAATGCTTCAGTCGCCGTTGGAGCAATTGAAGCTCTTAATAAGATGGGATTTAATATTAAAGAAAAATATATATCTGAAGGTCTAAAAAAAACAACTTGGAATGGAAGGCTAGAATTAATAGATTATTCAAACAAAAAAATTCTTGTAGATTGTGCGCATAATTATCCTGCAGCAAAAGCACTCTCAATCGAGCGAAGCAATTGGGAAAATGAAGAAGAGGGAATTTATTGGATTTTAGGTGTTCAAAGACAAAAAGATATTAACGCAATATTAAAAACACTTTTAAGAAGAAGTGATCACTTATTACTTGTGCCTGTTCCGAATCAAACTAGTTGGCAGTTAAAAGATATCTCCCTAATTAAGGAAATTGGCTTTCAAAACATAATTGAGTTTGAGAAATTTGAATTTGCCATTGAGTATTTATTTAACCTTAAAAAATGGCCCACTAATCATCCTGTTTTAACAGGTTCTATTTTTTTAGTAGCTGAATTTATTAAATTTGCAAATAAACAGGAAAATTAA
- the murA gene encoding UDP-N-acetylglucosamine 1-carboxyvinyltransferase, whose protein sequence is MICVSNKKSYLKSQNLKIFGQGKLSGIVEISGAKNSALVLMAASLLTNERIVLQNVPRLTDIEKMGNILKSLSIKLIQKNNRLEIDPKNISIKDLPYELVNGLRASFFCIGALLSKYGEAKVPLPGGCDIGSRPIDEHINGLQALGAEIIIEEGIVKAKIKDKANKLHGTHIKLKCPSVGATETLIMAASLAEGRTTIENAAREPEIQDLCQMLNKMGAKIYDSGKEKIIIDGVNELCGCTHKVIPDRIEAGTFLIAAAATSSSITISPVIPCHLEAVTNKLQESGSKITIKGNSITIKGKEIKGVDIQTAPFPGFPTDLQAPFTTLMAIANGESKITEIIFENRMNHVHLLNKMGANIKLNKNTAYIKGVKSLKGMDLVGSDLRSSAALIIAGIAAKGTSKIYGLEHLDRGYENFESKLKILGIKITREFGKKTLINKDFKSSSDLADIPRYKAA, encoded by the coding sequence ATGATTTGCGTAAGCAATAAGAAGTCATATCTTAAATCGCAAAATTTAAAGATTTTTGGCCAAGGCAAATTAAGTGGAATAGTTGAGATAAGTGGTGCGAAGAATTCGGCCTTAGTTTTGATGGCTGCATCATTACTAACTAATGAAAGAATAGTTCTTCAGAATGTACCTCGTCTTACTGATATTGAAAAAATGGGGAATATCCTAAAGAGTTTAAGTATTAAATTAATACAAAAAAACAATCGCTTAGAGATAGATCCAAAAAATATTTCTATTAAAGATCTTCCATATGAGCTTGTTAATGGACTAAGAGCTAGTTTCTTTTGTATAGGTGCATTATTAAGCAAATATGGAGAAGCGAAAGTCCCCTTACCTGGAGGATGCGATATTGGTTCAAGGCCCATAGATGAGCACATAAATGGACTTCAAGCCCTAGGAGCGGAAATTATTATTGAAGAAGGAATTGTCAAAGCAAAAATAAAGGACAAAGCTAATAAACTGCATGGTACCCATATCAAATTAAAATGCCCAAGTGTAGGAGCTACTGAAACTTTAATAATGGCCGCATCATTAGCGGAGGGAAGAACTACGATTGAGAATGCTGCAAGAGAACCTGAAATTCAGGATTTATGCCAAATGTTAAATAAAATGGGTGCAAAAATTTACGACTCTGGCAAAGAAAAAATAATTATTGATGGTGTTAATGAGCTGTGTGGTTGTACTCATAAAGTAATTCCAGATCGAATAGAAGCTGGCACTTTTTTAATAGCGGCTGCTGCGACTTCCTCTTCGATAACAATTTCCCCTGTAATTCCTTGTCATCTTGAAGCTGTCACAAATAAGCTTCAAGAGAGTGGAAGTAAAATTACGATTAAAGGTAATTCAATTACAATCAAGGGTAAAGAGATCAAAGGGGTAGATATTCAAACCGCTCCTTTCCCCGGATTTCCAACTGATTTGCAAGCACCATTTACAACTTTAATGGCAATCGCCAATGGTGAATCAAAGATAACTGAAATAATTTTCGAAAACAGAATGAACCATGTTCATTTACTTAATAAAATGGGTGCAAATATAAAATTAAATAAAAATACAGCTTATATCAAAGGTGTTAAATCACTAAAAGGTATGGATTTAGTTGGATCTGATTTGAGGTCTTCAGCCGCATTAATAATTGCTGGAATTGCAGCTAAAGGAACTAGTAAAATCTATGGTTTAGAGCATTTGGATAGAGGTTATGAAAATTTTGAATCAAAATTAAAAATATTGGGTATAAAAATAACTAGAGAATTTGGCAAAAAAACTTTGATAAACAAAGATTTCAAGAGTAGTTCAGACCTTGCAGATATTCCTCGATATAAAGCTGCCTAA
- the trpC gene encoding indole-3-glycerol phosphate synthase TrpC, whose protein sequence is MEIRRRPPNPTVRVENLEYAVPHREAQAKNILEEIVWHKDIEIKNFKKIVSLEDLIKKIENLPAPKDFYKNILESKIKPGVIAEIKKASPSKGVIRKDFNPKDIAICYEGLGASCISVLTDKRFFQGSYEILETVRKSTNLPLLCKDFIISAYQIYKARVSGADAILLIAAILSDDDLIYLKKIADNLKMSVLVEVHNDNELERILKLKSFNLIGINNRDLKTFKTDLKTSIELMNVYADIFSKQNILPISESGINCAKDLESLRSIGIKGVLIGETFMRESDIEESFNKLFYSI, encoded by the coding sequence ATGGAGATAAGACGCAGGCCACCAAACCCAACAGTAAGGGTAGAAAATTTAGAATATGCTGTACCGCATAGAGAAGCACAAGCAAAAAATATTCTGGAAGAAATTGTATGGCATAAAGACATTGAAATTAAGAATTTTAAAAAAATAGTTTCTCTAGAAGATCTAATCAAAAAGATTGAAAACCTTCCTGCTCCCAAAGATTTTTATAAAAATATCTTGGAGTCAAAAATAAAACCTGGAGTAATTGCTGAAATAAAAAAAGCTAGTCCGAGTAAAGGAGTTATTAGAAAAGATTTTAACCCTAAAGACATAGCAATTTGTTACGAAGGATTAGGTGCATCATGTATCTCAGTACTTACTGATAAAAGGTTTTTTCAGGGTAGTTATGAAATACTCGAAACTGTTAGAAAATCAACTAATCTTCCTTTACTCTGCAAAGATTTTATTATTTCTGCTTATCAGATTTATAAAGCAAGGGTATCTGGTGCTGATGCCATATTATTAATTGCTGCGATTTTAAGTGATGACGATTTAATTTATTTAAAAAAAATTGCTGATAATTTAAAGATGAGTGTTCTTGTTGAAGTGCATAATGATAATGAATTAGAAAGGATACTAAAGTTAAAATCTTTTAATTTGATTGGAATAAATAATAGGGATTTAAAGACTTTTAAAACAGATTTAAAAACATCAATAGAATTGATGAATGTATATGCAGATATATTTTCAAAACAAAATATTCTTCCCATTAGTGAATCAGGAATTAATTGTGCCAAAGATTTAGAATCGCTTAGATCTATTGGGATCAAGGGAGTATTGATTGGTGAAACTTTTATGAGAGAAAGTGATATTGAAGAATCTTTCAATAAATTATTTTACTCAATTTAA
- a CDS encoding TrmH family RNA methyltransferase encodes MKITSKNNNLVKRFRTFKRGSSPKHQDFFCIEGTHLIEELLKSGKNPSKILVTEKWLRKNQNLSRKFHQSLINIVTEEVLASAISTINPDGIAALVEISTIPNYKFDTKDDFVLVLDRIQDPGNMGSLFRTALAAGVDAIFLAGGAHPLGQKVLRASSGAVFHLPFLRFDGTEEEILNSLLKSLSELSNVGFKIFSTSSNNKSSKKPSKPYWEVDWSRSTALILGNEGQGIHKKIQEAFNETITIPHSELVESLNVACVAVPLLLERKRVAYTSNK; translated from the coding sequence TTGAAAATAACTAGTAAAAACAATAATCTAGTTAAAAGATTTAGAACATTTAAAAGAGGATCATCTCCAAAACATCAAGACTTTTTTTGTATTGAAGGTACACATCTAATTGAAGAATTGCTGAAGTCTGGGAAAAATCCCTCTAAAATTTTAGTTACCGAAAAATGGCTAAGAAAGAATCAAAATCTAAGCAGAAAATTTCATCAGTCATTAATAAATATTGTCACAGAGGAAGTCTTGGCATCTGCGATTTCAACAATTAATCCAGATGGGATAGCCGCTTTAGTAGAGATTTCAACAATACCTAATTATAAATTTGATACAAAAGATGATTTTGTTCTTGTTCTCGACAGGATTCAAGATCCTGGGAATATGGGTAGTCTTTTTAGAACTGCTTTAGCTGCTGGTGTTGATGCGATTTTTTTAGCTGGAGGGGCGCACCCATTAGGCCAAAAGGTATTAAGGGCATCCTCTGGTGCAGTTTTTCATCTACCATTTTTAAGATTCGATGGAACTGAAGAAGAAATATTAAATTCTTTACTTAAATCTTTGTCTGAATTATCAAATGTAGGATTTAAGATTTTCTCTACTAGTAGTAATAATAAGAGTTCAAAAAAACCTTCTAAACCTTATTGGGAAGTCGATTGGTCTAGAAGTACCGCATTAATTTTGGGTAATGAAGGTCAAGGTATTCATAAAAAAATTCAAGAAGCTTTTAATGAAACAATTACAATTCCGCATAGTGAGCTTGTAGAATCATTGAATGTGGCTTGTGTTGCAGTTCCGTTATTACTAGAACGAAAAAGAGTCGCATACACCTCTAATAAATAA
- a CDS encoding aspartate aminotransferase family protein: protein MNTYSRFDISFKKGKGCWLWDKKGKKYLDAVAGIATCSLGHSNRILRRKLSAQLKKIQHISNLYNIEEQEQLSRKLTNISCAESVFFCNSGAEANESAIKLIKKFGNKTNEGKESIILAAESSFHGRTLASLSATGQPKYQKGFEPMVKGFKFFEFNKFDSVKKLFEDCENNNQKISGVLVEPIQGEGGVIPGNKIFFKSLKDICDKYNSLLILDEVQSGVGRTGKMWGYENLGIEPDGFTLAKGLGGGHAIGALLVKGKANIFTPGDHASTFGGNPFACKAALTVLEEIDRRNLVKNVYLRGEQLRAGFEELSKKFPNIIKGKRGLGLIQGLVINEDYADAKKITLKAFDKGLLVVPAGGNVVRIVPPLVISQREINILLDRLNSIFDEL, encoded by the coding sequence ATGAATACGTATAGTAGATTCGATATATCTTTTAAAAAAGGGAAAGGTTGTTGGCTTTGGGATAAAAAAGGTAAAAAATATCTTGATGCAGTCGCAGGGATAGCAACTTGCAGTCTTGGTCACAGCAATAGAATTTTAAGGAGAAAACTATCAGCTCAACTAAAAAAGATTCAACACATTTCAAATCTCTATAACATTGAAGAACAAGAGCAGTTAAGTAGAAAATTAACAAATATTAGTTGCGCTGAAAGCGTTTTTTTCTGCAACAGTGGAGCAGAAGCAAATGAATCAGCTATTAAATTAATTAAGAAATTTGGGAATAAAACAAATGAAGGTAAAGAATCAATTATTCTCGCAGCAGAATCCAGCTTTCACGGTAGAACCTTGGCATCCTTGAGTGCGACTGGTCAGCCCAAATATCAAAAAGGTTTCGAACCAATGGTGAAAGGGTTTAAGTTTTTTGAATTTAACAAGTTTGATTCGGTAAAAAAATTGTTTGAAGATTGTGAAAATAATAATCAAAAGATTTCTGGTGTATTAGTTGAACCAATACAAGGAGAAGGTGGCGTAATCCCTGGTAATAAAATATTTTTTAAAAGCCTAAAAGATATTTGTGATAAATATAATTCTCTTCTCATTTTAGATGAGGTCCAAAGTGGAGTAGGTCGAACTGGAAAAATGTGGGGTTATGAGAATTTAGGAATTGAACCTGACGGATTCACCCTTGCGAAAGGATTAGGTGGAGGTCATGCAATTGGAGCATTATTGGTAAAAGGGAAAGCTAACATTTTTACTCCAGGAGATCACGCAAGTACTTTTGGCGGAAACCCATTCGCCTGTAAGGCTGCCTTAACTGTATTAGAAGAAATAGATAGAAGGAATCTTGTCAAGAATGTTTATCTAAGAGGGGAACAATTAAGAGCTGGGTTCGAAGAATTGTCAAAAAAATTTCCAAATATTATTAAAGGTAAAAGAGGCCTGGGTTTAATACAAGGTCTAGTTATCAATGAAGATTATGCTGATGCAAAAAAAATCACATTAAAAGCTTTTGATAAGGGATTACTTGTAGTTCCTGCAGGAGGAAACGTCGTTAGGATTGTTCCACCATTAGTTATATCGCAAAGAGAAATTAATATTCTTTTGGATAGACTAAATTCAATTTTTGATGAATTATAG
- a CDS encoding FAD-binding oxidoreductase, producing the protein MPSNNLELLDKFRKVNNLEVIESQSDIKRLSKDFYNYSPILTEKLNGCIADFVVRPSDHNAVKKVAEICWQFGIPLTLRGSGTGNYGQAVPLFKGVVMQMSRFNNLEDFDPDTGFVKVQSGCLMGDLNKKLEKYGRELRLLPSTWKTATIGGFIAGGSGGIGSVRWGFLRDPGNLLGLEAVTINKKPELLKFDAEESEPLNHAYGTNGIITSLLLATDIKRRWHSMVIDCIEFEKTIEILKTLTSSAIDLKLGAILEKEIVDQMPLWLKSKSRSHKILIQSTLGGIKTIELICKKFNVEFTLLGEEEKLVNGISEVVWNHTTLHMRSRDKNWTYLQMLLPLNNEFELINFLRKKWDKKILWHLEAVSQQGSPRLAALPVLKWNGAEELNDIIEDCKKLGAFIFNPHVLTVEGGGLGVVDADQVKAKLKFDPKGLLNPGKLEGWLIKEQFNI; encoded by the coding sequence ATGCCATCGAATAATCTAGAACTATTAGATAAATTTAGGAAAGTAAATAACTTAGAAGTTATTGAAAGCCAATCCGATATAAAAAGACTTTCAAAAGATTTCTATAACTATTCTCCAATCCTTACTGAAAAATTAAACGGATGTATTGCTGATTTTGTGGTAAGGCCTAGTGATCATAATGCAGTGAAGAAAGTAGCAGAAATTTGTTGGCAATTTGGTATCCCACTTACTTTAAGGGGATCAGGTACAGGTAATTATGGACAAGCAGTCCCTTTGTTTAAGGGAGTTGTAATGCAGATGAGTCGCTTTAATAATCTAGAGGATTTTGATCCTGATACAGGTTTTGTAAAAGTACAATCTGGCTGTTTAATGGGAGATTTAAACAAAAAATTAGAGAAGTATGGGAGAGAATTAAGGTTGCTTCCAAGTACTTGGAAAACCGCTACGATTGGGGGGTTTATTGCAGGTGGATCTGGAGGTATTGGATCGGTAAGGTGGGGATTCTTAAGAGATCCTGGCAATCTTTTAGGCTTAGAAGCAGTGACGATTAATAAAAAACCTGAATTGCTAAAATTTGATGCTGAAGAATCCGAACCTTTAAATCATGCATATGGGACTAATGGAATCATTACTTCTTTATTACTTGCTACTGACATCAAACGTAGATGGCATTCAATGGTTATCGACTGTATTGAATTTGAAAAAACAATAGAGATACTAAAAACTCTAACAAGCTCCGCAATCGATCTTAAATTGGGAGCAATTCTTGAAAAAGAAATTGTAGATCAAATGCCACTATGGTTGAAAAGTAAATCTAGAAGTCACAAAATATTAATTCAATCTACTCTTGGAGGAATAAAAACGATAGAGCTGATTTGTAAAAAATTCAACGTTGAATTTACACTCCTTGGGGAAGAAGAAAAACTCGTCAATGGAATTTCTGAAGTCGTATGGAATCATACAACTCTTCATATGAGGTCTAGAGATAAAAATTGGACATATTTACAGATGCTTTTGCCACTGAATAATGAATTTGAATTAATTAATTTTTTGAGAAAAAAATGGGATAAAAAAATTCTTTGGCATTTAGAAGCTGTTTCTCAGCAAGGATCACCACGATTAGCTGCTTTGCCGGTATTAAAGTGGAATGGAGCAGAAGAATTAAATGACATAATAGAAGATTGTAAGAAACTTGGTGCGTTTATTTTTAATCCTCATGTTTTAACTGTCGAAGGCGGAGGCCTAGGAGTTGTGGATGCTGATCAAGTAAAAGCGAAATTAAAATTTGATCCTAAAGGGCTATTAAACCCTGGGAAATTAGAGGGCTGGTTAATTAAGGAACAATTTAATATTTAA